In a single window of the Pseudomonas oryzihabitans genome:
- the cydX gene encoding cytochrome bd-I oxidase subunit CydX has product MWYFTWILGVLLAASFGIINALWLESTRELDVHDDAEC; this is encoded by the coding sequence ATGTGGTACTTCACCTGGATCCTCGGTGTCCTGCTCGCCGCGAGCTTCGGCATCATCAACGCCCTCTGGCTGGAAAGCACCCGGGAGCTCGATGTCCATGACGATGCCGAGTGCTGA
- a CDS encoding cyd operon YbgE family protein has protein sequence MPSAEALPRVHPLGRTLSLLLAAPLALLLMIHPGLMLDASGHYSHPLLMGVMLGVSAGLVHGVGFVPRLWLWRLVFGPLVGWPLLGLGYALLIRAQLG, from the coding sequence ATGCCGAGTGCTGAGGCCCTGCCCCGCGTCCACCCACTAGGACGGACGCTGTCCCTGCTGCTGGCGGCGCCCCTGGCGCTGCTGCTGATGATTCACCCGGGCTTGATGCTCGATGCCAGCGGGCATTACAGCCATCCGCTGCTGATGGGGGTGATGCTGGGTGTCTCCGCCGGCCTGGTCCATGGCGTCGGTTTCGTACCGCGGCTCTGGCTGTGGCGCCTGGTGTTCGGGCCGCTGGTGGGCTGGCCGTTGCTGGGGCTGGGTTACGCGCTGCTCATCAGAGCGCAGCTCGGCTGA
- a CDS encoding cytochrome ubiquinol oxidase subunit I, with protein MISESVVDLSRLQFGMTALYHFIFVPLTLGLVVILGIMESVYVMTGRQVYKDMTKFWGKLFGINFALGVTTGLTMEFQFGTNWAYYSHYVGDIFGAPLAIEGLMAFFLESTLIGLFFFGWDRLSKGQHLLVTWLVALGSNLSALWILVANGWMQNPVGAEFNYVTMRMELADFGALLLNPVAQVKFVHTVASGYVTGAIFVLAISSYYLLKGRDIGFARRSFAVAAAFGTAAVISVIVLGDESGYRVGEVQKVKLAAIEAEWNTEEAPASFTLFGIPNQQEMRTDYAVKIPYLMGLIATRSTTEQVTGIKDLVSQYEARVRNGAQAYALLERLRAGDDSAATRAAFDAHKQDLGYGLLLKKYVNDPATATPEQVRQAARDTIPGVASLFWTFRIMVASGVLMLALFICAFWASTRRNELKKPWLLKWALFSLPLPWIATQTGWWVAEHGRQPWTISEVLPTHLSASTLAPADLWGSIGALVTFYTLLLIVEMYLMIRFARLGPSSLHTGRYFHERAAQVGDALRQAATAKPVAPANA; from the coding sequence ACCCTGGGGCTGGTGGTGATCCTGGGAATCATGGAATCGGTCTATGTGATGACCGGCCGCCAGGTCTACAAGGACATGACCAAGTTCTGGGGCAAGCTGTTCGGCATCAACTTCGCCCTGGGCGTCACCACCGGCCTGACCATGGAGTTCCAGTTCGGCACCAACTGGGCCTACTACTCACACTATGTCGGCGACATCTTCGGCGCGCCCCTGGCCATCGAGGGCCTGATGGCCTTCTTCCTCGAATCCACCCTTATCGGGCTGTTCTTCTTTGGCTGGGATCGCCTGTCCAAGGGCCAGCACCTGCTGGTGACCTGGCTGGTGGCGCTGGGCTCGAACCTCTCCGCCCTGTGGATCCTGGTGGCCAACGGCTGGATGCAGAACCCGGTCGGCGCCGAGTTCAACTACGTGACCATGCGCATGGAGCTGGCCGACTTCGGTGCCCTGCTGCTCAACCCCGTGGCCCAGGTGAAGTTCGTCCACACCGTGGCCTCGGGCTACGTCACCGGCGCCATCTTCGTGCTGGCGATCTCCAGCTACTACCTGCTCAAGGGTCGCGACATCGGCTTCGCCCGGCGCTCCTTCGCCGTGGCCGCCGCCTTCGGTACCGCCGCGGTCATCTCGGTGATCGTGCTGGGTGACGAATCCGGCTATCGCGTGGGCGAGGTCCAGAAGGTCAAGCTGGCCGCCATCGAAGCCGAGTGGAACACCGAGGAAGCCCCGGCCTCCTTCACCCTGTTCGGCATCCCCAATCAACAGGAGATGCGCACCGACTACGCGGTGAAGATCCCCTACCTGATGGGTCTGATCGCCACCCGCTCCACCACCGAACAGGTCACCGGCATCAAGGATCTGGTCAGCCAATACGAGGCCCGCGTCCGCAACGGCGCCCAGGCTTACGCCCTGCTGGAGCGACTGCGCGCCGGCGACGATTCCGCCGCCACCCGCGCCGCCTTCGACGCCCACAAGCAGGACCTGGGCTATGGCCTGCTGTTGAAGAAGTACGTCAACGATCCCGCCACGGCCACCCCCGAGCAGGTCCGCCAGGCCGCGCGGGACACCATTCCTGGCGTCGCCAGCCTGTTCTGGACCTTCCGCATCATGGTCGCCAGTGGCGTGCTGATGCTGGCGCTGTTCATCTGCGCCTTCTGGGCCTCGACCCGGCGCAACGAGCTCAAGAAGCCCTGGCTGCTGAAGTGGGCCCTGTTCAGCCTGCCGCTGCCCTGGATCGCCACCCAGACCGGCTGGTGGGTGGCCGAGCACGGCCGCCAGCCCTGGACCATCAGCGAGGTCCTGCCCACCCACCTGTCGGCCTCGACCCTGGCTCCGGCCGATCTGTGGGGCTCCATCGGCGCCCTGGTGACCTTCTACACCCTGCTCCTGATCGTGGAGATGTACCTGATGATCCGCTTCGCCCGCCTCGGCCCGAGCAGCCTGCACACCGGCCGCTACTTCCACGAACGGGCTGCCCAGGTCGGCGACGCCCTGCGCCAGGCCGCCACCGCCAAGCCCGTCGCACCGGCCAACGCCTGA
- the cydB gene encoding cytochrome d ubiquinol oxidase subunit II encodes MFDYEVLKLTWWVLIGVLLIGFALTDGFDMGAMILMPLIGKTDKERRAAINSIAPHWDGNQVWFITAGGALFAAWPMVYATAFSGLYWALLLVLFALFLRPVGFDYRSKLDNTRWRNAWDWGLFTGSLVPALVFGVAFGNLFQGVPFQLDDTLRSTYSGSFFALLNPFALLSGAVSLAMLCAHGGSWLMLRTHHALGERARRATGLCALLHLVTFGLAGVWLAYGFDGYVLVSQGDPGSALNPLHKVVTAGNPGWLANYHTQPLTLLAPVLAALGSVLALLGSSWRQAGLAFTGTSLAIVGTLATAGCALLPFVLPSSLDPASSLTIWDAVSSHKTLGIMFVAAAIFVPLILAYTLWSYVRMWGKVDDRFIDANPHGLY; translated from the coding sequence ATGTTCGACTACGAAGTGCTCAAGCTCACCTGGTGGGTGCTGATCGGCGTCCTGCTGATCGGCTTTGCCCTCACCGACGGCTTCGACATGGGCGCCATGATCCTGATGCCCCTGATCGGCAAGACCGACAAGGAACGCCGCGCCGCCATCAACAGTATCGCGCCGCACTGGGACGGCAACCAGGTCTGGTTCATCACCGCCGGTGGCGCCCTCTTCGCTGCCTGGCCGATGGTCTATGCCACCGCCTTCTCCGGGCTCTATTGGGCACTGCTGCTGGTGCTCTTCGCCCTGTTCCTGCGTCCGGTGGGCTTCGACTACCGCAGCAAGCTGGACAACACCCGCTGGCGCAACGCCTGGGACTGGGGCCTGTTCACCGGCAGCCTGGTACCGGCCCTGGTGTTTGGCGTGGCCTTCGGCAATCTCTTCCAGGGCGTGCCCTTCCAACTCGACGACACCCTGAGATCCACCTACAGCGGCAGCTTTTTCGCCCTGCTCAACCCCTTCGCCCTGCTCAGCGGCGCGGTCAGCCTGGCCATGCTCTGCGCCCATGGCGGCAGCTGGCTGATGCTGCGTACCCACCACGCCCTGGGCGAGCGCGCCCGACGTGCCACCGGCCTGTGCGCCCTGCTCCACCTCGTCACCTTCGGTCTGGCCGGTGTCTGGCTGGCCTACGGCTTCGACGGCTACGTGCTGGTCAGCCAGGGCGATCCGGGCAGTGCCTTGAATCCGCTGCACAAGGTGGTGACCGCCGGCAATCCGGGCTGGTTGGCCAACTACCATACCCAGCCGCTGACCCTGCTCGCCCCGGTGCTGGCCGCGCTCGGCAGCGTCCTGGCCCTGCTCGGCAGCAGCTGGCGGCAGGCCGGCCTGGCCTTCACCGGTACGTCCCTGGCCATCGTCGGCACCCTCGCCACCGCCGGCTGCGCGCTGCTTCCCTTCGTGCTGCCGTCGAGCCTGGACCCGGCTTCCAGCCTGACCATCTGGGACGCCGTCTCCAGCCATAAGACGCTGGGCATCATGTTCGTCGCCGCGGCCATTTTCGTGCCACTCATCCTGGCCTACACCCTGTGGAGCTACGTGCGCATGTGGGGCAAGGTCGACGACCGCTTCATCGACGCCAACCCCCACGGCCTCTACTGA